From the genome of Scytonema hofmannii PCC 7110, one region includes:
- a CDS encoding ATP-binding domain-containing protein has protein sequence MIVTAYKYDRNLLYVGASRARHHLIILQTNH, from the coding sequence CTGATTGTTACTGCGTACAAGTATGATAGAAATTTACTTTACGTTGGTGCTTCTCGCGCTCGTCACCACTTGATTATTCTTCAAACAAATCATTAG
- a CDS encoding Uma2 family endonuclease: MSEQQLLDTQEIAIPDISQLEIEDDKPVDNFQSEKQQRLLVEPLYTNPVVTTPFIAAANVGLFYSPKQDPLVPDAFLSLKVQMPADWSLRQNRSYFVWELGKAPEVAIEIVSNRRGKELGAKKEDYARVGIAYYVVFDPLQQIQEAEQMNGALLRVYALTAGRYVEITSPFWLETVGLGLTLWTGTFEEQPGLWLRWCDLKGDVIPTGKELSERERLRAENERLRATRLAERLREMGIDPDTI, translated from the coding sequence ATGTCTGAACAGCAGCTTCTAGATACACAGGAAATTGCTATCCCCGACATTAGCCAACTGGAAATCGAGGATGACAAACCAGTGGACAACTTTCAAAGTGAAAAGCAACAACGGTTGCTGGTAGAACCACTCTACACTAACCCTGTGGTGACAACTCCTTTCATTGCTGCGGCAAATGTGGGACTATTCTACTCACCAAAGCAAGACCCACTAGTACCAGATGCTTTTCTCAGTTTGAAGGTGCAAATGCCCGCAGATTGGAGTCTAAGGCAGAATCGCAGTTACTTTGTGTGGGAGTTGGGTAAAGCACCAGAAGTGGCAATAGAAATCGTCTCCAACCGCAGAGGTAAAGAATTAGGTGCCAAGAAAGAAGATTATGCCCGTGTTGGGATTGCGTATTATGTAGTGTTTGACCCCTTGCAACAGATTCAAGAAGCAGAACAAATGAACGGCGCATTATTGCGGGTATATGCGCTGACAGCAGGAAGATACGTAGAAATAACCTCACCTTTCTGGCTAGAAACAGTCGGGCTAGGTCTAACATTATGGACGGGTACGTTTGAAGAACAACCAGGGCTATGGCTGCGGTGGTGCGATCTCAAAGGAGATGTCATTCCAACAGGAAAAGAGTTAAGCGAGCGGGAACGACTTCGAGCCGAGAACGAACGACTTCGAGCAACTCGATTGGCAGAACGGTTAAGAGAGATGGGCATCGATCCGGACACAATTTAA
- a CDS encoding GNAT family N-acetyltransferase, with protein sequence MGNNEPQQSHREVFFIGLKPSARGKSIGQNLLKPVLDYADKNQHPCYLVSSSSRNISFYERHGFEKYCPIKISDTYSMTGMWRDFISN encoded by the coding sequence ATTGGTAATAACGAACCGCAACAAAGCCATCGAGAAGTGTTTTTTATTGGGTTGAAACCATCCGCACGGGGAAAGAGCATCGGTCAAAATTTACTCAAACCCGTCCTCGATTACGCAGATAAAAACCAGCATCCCTGTTATCTTGTTTCCTCCTCTTCTCGCAATATTTCCTTCTACGAACGCCATGGTTTTGAAAAATATTGCCCCATTAAGATTAGCGACACCTACTCTATGACGGGTATGTGGCGAGATTTTATTAGTAACTAA